A segment of the Crassostrea angulata isolate pt1a10 chromosome 10, ASM2561291v2, whole genome shotgun sequence genome:
AGAGCAAAATCAAACCACTGTACAATAGATTTCTCTATACTATAGAAGGTTAGATTCGTTTTTAAAACTACTGTTAATCTAGGCTAATTAAttagatattaattaattattatgcaCCAATTCAGTAAGAAAATCGGTTATCTGTCTGAGATCTTTTCAATGTACAAACAAGGCACTAAAAAGAGACTATAAATTGTCTATAATAATAGACACGTATAGGCACACTGTCTACACTGCATGGCTTGTATAATGCCTATATTAAGGTTTGActgataaattttcaataaattctcCTTTGAAAGACAAACGGGACGTGATATTTTGATATCAGAGGCACTtttgatatattaataatatatatccAGCTGATATCAGAAAGTCGTCTTAAATATCCGCTCCCTCGATATCCACTAAGTTTTTGAGCATCGTTTTTGCGAAGACCATTCGCTGCACTATGTCCTTGCGACAGCCATCTTGGATGATTTGCATCATGCAGTAGGTGTTGGCAGTTCTCTCGTGGTCAATATAGGTCACATAGTAGTCATTCTTCATGTAACTCATTATGATTTTGGTGTGATCATCGAAGAAATTAACCtgtaattatcaaaaaataaatatcacaaAATTACACATTGCAGGTGAGTAACTTCAAGTtacataataattgaaaatttatgCATGCCACGTGACTATTGATTCAAAGTCACGTGACTTAATGTGATCCTATATAAACCGTTGCTGTACCTGCAGGGTTCCATCACTAAGATAGAGGACAATGGCTTTGGAGGTTCTGAACCACTTCTTCAGGTAAACGTTCCCATACCAGGAATCGTCCGAGTCTTTGGAAAGCTCAACATGACCTCCCTGAAAAGTCAAAGAAATGgaataattaaatgtacattttaaagtttttttcctGAAATGGTACACTAATTTCATTTCAGATTTTGATAAGTACgatttaatctaaaaaaataaatatggcGCTAACCTGGATAAGGTGTTCGTCCATGTAGCGGGCAAAGTACAGAAGGAGGGTGGTTTTCTTCTCCAATTCCTCCGGGACACACTCCACGGTGTATGATGACGACTTGTTTGTGACGTCAAAATACTGAACGGCCCTATCAAAAGCAAAAATATACACTGTAAATATGGCAGTGTTGGCTATATTTTCGTAACATAAGAAACTgacattttaattcttttatttatttgttaaaagtcaaaattgttgttttgttcagttataaaaaagaacttttgGCTCATTGTCAATGAGATTCATTCTTTAACATTTTCCcatgaattcttttttaaacGAAAAAGTTTCCTGTGGCATTCCATCTTCACGCCtctttcaattacttttttttaaaatgtagaattttTCTTATTTAGAAATGTTTCCCTTATTCACTTGCTTTCTCCATTTACCGGAAgaatttgcatttaaatttcCGCCCaatatataaattgataaatatttggaATAACACTTTGACAATAGTATTTGAATAATGTATTAACTAGAACGTAAGAAGATTTTGTTCAGGTCATCAAGTGGTCCCGAAACCCAAAACCACAGGTATTTCGTTATTAGAAACACAAAGGGTATCTATCGCAGAATGCATTGATGACAGAGCTAATAAACAAACAATGGCATTGCGGAAATAAATTTTGTCAACTCGGTAGCTATAGCCACATGATACACAAATAGTAACCATAAGGAAATTACCTTCCATCTGGTGACATCACGATTCTGGAAGTATCGTTAAACAGAACACCTATGACGTCATTGGAGAGCTGGAATCCAAAACCGTACTTGTTGGAATAATCCACCCATTTGGTCACCCAGACGATATTGGAATCCGATATGGATGAGGGATTTTCACGGACATCTGAAGTATAAACAAATGATAGTAAATGTACTCGTCATTGTTCGATATCGGGGGTTTTATAAAGTGGGTGCGGGTCGGTAAGGTAGTTGATGGTCATTATACCTTTGGGCATGTGTTCCAAGCAGGTGTTCAGAACATCAAGCAGTGTGACTGCTGAGCGAGGTTTCGGAGATGATTCTACAGAAAAAAGCAGTGAAAAAattatatggtttttttttattaaaaaaagacaagGGAAAATCGGACACACTCATTGatgatcaaaaataaatatgattgacATACCTCTACTTGGGGGTGATTCTGAACGGTTGCCTCTCTCACCGACCATTTCTCTGACGGGAGACTTCATGGTCGGGAAAGAAGTCGGCGGAGACACCGTGATGGGGGACTTGACTGAGGGAAAAGGGGGAGGGGAAGCGATGCGCTCTGCTAGCTGTTGAAAAGAGAGATTGAAACAGTTCATTATTTTGCAAATTGCAAACATGACGATTAAACCTAATTGATTATAATTAGAAGTTAATAGGTGTGATAGATATTGATGTATTGGGATTCAGATCGATTTAATGATCTGACCTCAGTTGTCTGTCGTTCATGTCTGGGATCAGTCTGGATTTCGATGTTTCGGAGTGGTGACGTCACACGTTCCACAACATCCGGTTTGTCTGGGACAGCATACGACTTTGGTCTGCAAAATCAAAATCGTTGATATTGTTGATATTGAACacttaaaaaacccaaaacaaacaaatcaacCTGCTCATAAACGTCATGCAAGAATACTTGTAGTATATTAGGTATACAAATTTTGATTGTATGTTTTTGTGTTATTAATCTTAAGTTTTTGCCGTTTTTCCCAAACGGCAATCTAAATCATTTACGGCTTATAGACGTGAAGTTTAAAACGTCtgtaaaattttttaatgatttggaGGCcatgaaatgcaaatatatattgacTTTAATGTTGGCATGATTTCGCATGGAAAGGTTTGCACTTTAACAACAGATGTGTGTTTCATTTTTCGGGTCACTCAAATGGTCACGTTTGTTTTATGGAAGCTCGAAAGACGGGATAATATCTCGTACCAATAAAAATAAGAGCTTTTCAGAAGCTCTTTACGATCAAGTAACAGCTGCGACGGAACAATTATAGCCGCAGAAATTAtctgatattttatgttcaagGTTCATCAATGACGACCAAATGATGGTTTTATCTTGGCCAGGTAAATATTGACTCTCTCATTCATGTGCTTTGAAAAACAATCGAGGTTAATTTGTCGCGACCTCATCGACATTTTCCATGTACCCGTTTGACCAAAAGGCTTTTTCAGGTGCTGTCAGAGCATGAACAGATCAGAGTGGGTTGGAGTTGGTTCCAAACCCATCGCTcttgaaaaattcaaacttattaaaTTAACAAGAGATCCGAAATATTAGACCATGGACCCTATGTGGCAAACAAAATTTTCCcctctgaccccccccccccgccccccccccccccccaaccaaacCACACCACACCACAAACCCGAGGGGAATTTCTAGATCCATGAATGCAGAGCCACGCTTCTGAAGTTCTGACGCTTTCGATCGTTGCAATGACTTATCCTATCTTGCTTAAACTATGACAAAAGTCATTGGGGTGTAACCACAGAGTCAGGGCTAGAGGGATACCGGATACCCTGTCTAACATATCATGTCAAAGACTACGCGACAGATTTGAAAGTACGTTTGCAGCAAATGACAAGAATGATAGTCCTGGGAACAAAAATGTTTGTGGGGTAGAGGGCAAACGTGTAAATATGCTTAACTTATCTGTTTCTAATCTTCCTAATCGGATGAACCATGTGTATAAACATGCCTTCAAATAAATGTAATGTCAGCGCTTGTTAAAATTGTCTGCATActtttaaatgctttaattatTGCTCTCTCTTGTTCTGCAGAGCATTTCTGCAATCTTCCTGtacaaagaaacatttttatcttattaACGTTCTTGATCGCTTGCccaccattattttttttctaaattttttaaaccgCCAGGAGAAGAAAAATGCAGACGCAGGGAATAATgacatttacatttaaatttaccaacatttttataaatttatgtcaCGATTACAGAAAAATGATGTTCGATATATAAATCATTAATGGTTTGATATAAAAGCCTTTGCTCAATAATGCCAACTTTGATGTTTCGTTAATGTtcctgaatttaaaaaaaaaaaatgaaattagcATATTAACCTGTTAAACTTGGTGTACACGGGGAATTTTGGCACGGTGGTACAGCAAGAGGACGGAAGAGTCCTAGGCAGGAGACCAGAGCTGAAGAATTCGTGGTTAGCGAGCTCGTTAAGACTTGGTCTAAGTTCGGGCTCGTGATTCAGGCACTGGCGGATAAAGTTCTGCGCGGGAACTGACATGGTTTGCGGGAGGGTATAATTGTTGTTCGCAATTCTGACGTAAGTTTCTTTTAGGGTCGAGGTTTCGAAAGGAGGTCGTCCGACTAGCAAGGCATATCTGAGGAGACAAACACAAAATAAATCTTCATCATTATGTTTTCAAATACAGCAcgatttttaagttttatgatACGATCATTGAAAGAAATCGTGATTTGAAGTGTTTCTACTTACGCAACACATCCAATTGCCCAAACATCTGCTTCATAACTGTGACCGCGTTTCTGCAGAACCTCTGGGGCAATGTAATTAGGAGTTCCACAAACAGTCCTTCAAGAATAAAACAATATCTTGTGTTactagatttattttttagtgtTACTCACCAGTTATCAGATACCCTATCAAACAGATTTCAGAAGTGCATTCAGGAGAACAAAAAACCTACATTTTCTTTTCGCCTTCGTATGTCATTTTTGTGGCTAATCCAAAATCTGCGATTTTGAGTTGCATCTTTTCATTCAGCAGCATGTTGCCCAGTTTCAGATCACGGTGAATGATGTTTTTGCTGTGGATATACTTGACTCCCTCCACCAGCTGATTCAGGTAGTAACGGACTTCCGGTTCCGCTAGAGTTTTTCTCTGCTTCAACATGTGAACCAGTGActgcaaaataataataattcatcGTCAAAGAAACTGACTTATTTGGGTTTtgtgttgaaaataaaatatcttgacTACAAATTAAGTATACATCCAAGATCACCTCTCCTTTATCAAGTCAACATTAAGAGGGATGGGTGGTCgaggccatttttagactatattaaTCTCCCCAATTAAAAGAGTTCTGCAAAAAGCTATaggtaaatattaaattttttagtgaatattttagaatttttttctttactaagtTCATTTTATAATAGATCATGGCTaagaatataatttttgttcaatttttaagGCAGATTAATTAGGGATCAGGGAGCTTGCAGacctctaaaaaaaattcagaattgATGTTCATTTGCCATTAACAACATTTCAAAAGAACCACCATGAGTTTGCAATTCCAGATATCCTATGCTCGATATTAAAAACTAAGACTGGTATCTTAAATATGCAGGACTATCAGCAAATTAAACATTGTGGGGTATTTGTTGCACCAAGATCAGTAATCTTTTATACTTCACAAGTGTTTCACCACACACAGAACATATTACAAACGATGACAATCCGGGCACAGCTTTTCAGAGAGAGATATTTAAACCTTTATCTGTAAGCTCTGCACAAAGCAAAGACTGCCATGTTGAGACAATATGTGATATTGAACAATTGACtgcatttttaatctttattccAGAATGCGCaacaagatgaaaaaaataacaaactgtGAACTTCCAATTACTATTGAACtctgagatttttttttgttcgtattttttattatacttcGTATTAAATATATACCTCAtatgaaataaaccttaaaaagATAGATGGGTCCCTTTcttaatatacaattatttctCGGTACAATGAATATATATCGTCTGCGTATATTATTAACAATGCCGATTATAATCTTCGGTACGCCATTACAACAACAAGGATTATAGAAAAGAGAGTAATATAAATTTTGAAGGTCTTTGTTGAAATATGAAGGGCATGTAATTAGGATAGAGAGGGGAGCCATTGTTTGCTGAGCACACCGAGTTTATTGCCATCTTTATCCCACTTCCGAACAACGTttctaactttaaaaaaaagtgtttatcATTTTATAGATGATAATATTGTAGTAATTTATTAAAGTGTGTTCTTATGGGATGAAGAGGACGTTGTTTGTGTTTGGGCCCTGAGAACAcagacatttttatttaatattgctGAAGCAGAGAAAAGGGACAGGGCTAATGACAGGATAGAAGAGGGTTCCACTAATGACAGGGTGGGACGTGATGATGTTGCATTCTATACCTTTCTACTGCAATTCTCCAACACAATGTACACATTGTCTTCGTCCTCAAAGTAACTGTGAAAGCCCACAACATGATCATTCGACAGGTCCCTCTGCAAATCGACTTCTCTGGCAATCTGCAAgacaaagaataaaaaagttCAATCATACCATCTTCCCCATGACCCCCCTTCTAGAGGCACTTTGTGTTACAATGTTTTGCACACAAAAACCCtcttatagaagcaaagttgtaattATACAAATGAAAGGTCTCTTTGTTAATTTGCTTCTCGAGGACAAAGTAATGAGACAAAGTAAATTTAGCATACACGTTTTGCAAGTCGCCATGATCTTAAGGTAGAAACGTGTTTTGTTCCAATGGGTTCTATTTTAACTAGAACTGAATATCTTGTTCTTCATCTGTCAAAATCACTATTGCTTATGAGGTGTTTTTTTGCCTATTGTAAACATGGTGATTCGTCGGGGAGGTAGagctttatttgttctttttttttttattctttgccATTGTAATACTTCATTGCAGACGACATAACACCGAAGTTCAATAGAGAACGGATAAACGGCGTAAATCAACTCTAAGGTGTTTTTGTTcgacaaattttgttttaaagaccTACAATACTGACTTTCCGGGTACACGGGTCCATATCAAATGACTTcgggacaaaaaaaaaaacccgagaGCCTGCCATTACTACCGACCTGCTAAGTATAAAGATCAAAATTGATTGGGCCACAATAAAGAAATTCGAGAGCAACCGTTAAGAGAAGAAGTAAATTGATGGATTTTGTTTAACTTCAGAGGCAGTAAAATTCTCTTTAAAACCTCCAATTTTCTGTACTAATGGTCAGCAAAATTTTGTCGAAACGTTATGTTAATGAACGCGCCTAGCAATAAAAGATAGCTTAAAACAGCTAATAAACACGGATTTTACCGACcgggatgaaaaaaaaaaaattaatttcccaTAGCTCAGAAGTAGGTTATTCTACCTTAATGGGGACCAAGGGAGTAGAGATTTGGGGTCTGTAATGGTAGTTTTCTGTACAATGTAGAGCGGTCATCATTACAGATACAAATCGTTATTACCGTTTTATGCGGTTATTATTGAATAATGATATGTGTCTTACAGCAGACTAAATAACATTTCCATGTAGAACATGCGTGGTCAGGGTCCATAAAAGACGCGATATTCTGTAAACATAGCCGGCCTACTCGTATACATTCCAAGTgggttaaagattttttttgttgcattatACATGGTCAATCAATAATGTCTCAAAAAGTCCATAAGAGAGATGAATTAAATAATAGTATTTAAAGTGATTACCAGATTAGTAAGTTTTAAAGCGGCTTGTAttacactttttttgcaaatccTTTTATATGTAATTAGTATACAAAAatgggatgggggggggggggggttcgatcGATAGCAATGTAAGCAATATTAGGTCTAACCCTCTGTCTCGTGTATCTACCGGAAGGCATGTTACCAACAATTGCATGGGAAAAAAAGACTACATTTGATGGGCATCAAAGAAACCCTGTGTGACTGTATTATGTCTAACAGCCATTAATTATTCAGAGTATTGGGTCTAACGTTCGTGTGCGACTTGTACAGAACAGGTATAGAAGTAGCCATAAAATCAACCTGATAAAagtcaaaatgtaaataaatgaccACTGgacatgcatgtgtgtatcaataaaatatgaagaaGGGGGGTTAGTGTGGCCAAAACAAACTGGCATTACTTTATTGTAAatgaattgtaaatttaaaaccaTCTTCTCCCATTGTCTTTTTTGTTGAAGATTTTTATGGTGCCTTGCAAATCATCTGCAAACTTTGGCGAGGAACCAAAATGTTtaagaagaagtaaaaaaaaaccctttataTGTATCTATATAGGGGTAGAAGAATCACTTGTAACAATTTTTCCTGCAGTGTTTACGTTTGACAGTTTCTTGTTTGTTGACATCGACCGGGGTAGTAGCCCCAGAAATCAAGTTGTCGTCTGTTACTTTTAAACTGATGAATTATCGGGGTGACCCGAGGTGGTAGACACCCCGCTGTTTGCTCAATAGCGGCCACCTCGCGCTCCAAGGAAGATTGATAATGGCTTTCCCCCTGTACAAATATCATCGTTaagagaagaaaaagaaaaagaagtcTTCACGAACGGCAGGCCGATAAAATGAGAATACGGGTACACACAACACAAGAGAAGACCCTAATCACTTTTTCGGGGTGGGTTGGACTTCCGGGCGAATCAGGGTGActcattttaaaactttcaatcaatattttcaaaGGATTCGGGCTTTGTTTGTCCGATTCATTCAAGTTGGTTTTGGGATTTCAATGAAATCTCCGGCTCTTCAGTCCACTGTGTTCCCGAGAGTACCCTTtctatttcattcattttatttgattaacaCCGTTACCCAACATTTCTGAGCATGTCTGAAGTAGCTAATTCAGCATTCATTTGGAGGGGGTGTTTTTGCTTTCGTCTTAAAAACATGCTACTCAATAATGGTCCCCGTGTTACATTTGAATTACGCCTCgcttttaattcttttattcaattttacaattaCACAGATTTCCTCAAGAGGTGAAACCAGCTAGAGTtgtttcattcataaaattaaaaaaaaaatcccaagaaCTTTtagaattctttttattttcccGTGAAGCATTACGTTTTAGCATTTCATGTCTGCAAAATAAGCTATAAAAACGGAAGTCTTTCTTCTGTTCTCTTTTCATtcctttatcaaattttacaattgcaGGTTCCTTCAAGAGCCGAAACCAATAACctattcattcaccaatgagcCAAAAAAAACCTCTTCGAACCGtcagatttttatatttttattctatgaATCATTACTCTttgatttcttctttctttccccccttttttgtggcattaaatgcatttttttaggAAAGAAATCTTATCAAAGCACCATGGCCTTGGACATATGTATTGCGCTATTCCACTCCTAGCTAGATAGGACTGATAAAATCATTACGTTTCTTCTGTTACCCTCCCTCGTAAATTTCTCCAGGAAATGAACTTTCCCGATTACTACGACAGATGGAAATATGAAGTATTGCATCTTCTGGATAAGTCAATTGAGATAGGGAGGAAAAGCTGCCGATCATCTTGGTAACTGGAATTAATATAcaaccccccccaaaaaaaaaaaatcaaaaaatcgcGGCCCGTTTATCTGCAGATTTACTGCAAGTGTATTTAGGTCATTTTcgaacgataaaaaaaatctgtgcaCTTTCATTTCAGTAAAATTCGAATTTGTTTTCAATGGTTTTGCATGGTATGCAAttgatatgaatatattttatagtACGTTACGGTTATCAGAAAATATTCAAGATTCAAAAGCATGTGCTAGACTGCATGTATTCTGGGTTGTGCTGAATAGGGCTGGAAATTAAAGTCAAGATGCATACCTTTTGTCTCTGATGAGGTTTAGTGAGTCGCTGCTTTGAAATGATCTTTCCAGCGTACACTTTATTGGTATTCAAATCCAGAAGTTCGTAGCATTTTGCAAAACCACCCTGTAAAGACAATAAAGCAACAATACTTTATAATTGTCGTCTAGcttgcatctctctctctctctctctctctctctctctctctctctctctctctctctctctctctctctcagatgtGATATACTGTATCagataaattaatcaaattatatGCTCTGATTGATAGTAAGATGGTGGAAAACAATTAAAGGATAAAAGCACTATCAAGTGACAAAACTATCTACCCTTTAGCAATGTCGTCGCggaaatcatttaaaatcttacgCATTCCTCAATTTTTTTATCAGCATCTACAAATAACAGATCCGTTTTgggtgtcttttttttttaattcaagacTGAGACAATTTTGCCATTGATTGTTAAAATTCCTACAAAAATCTCAGCCCTCCCAAAAAAATCAATCACAGACAACAGATGTACGATTCATCAAAACATTCTTGTCATTCAATAGCAAGACCCTGGTCCTCGTCAAAACTTGCAGGTGTCCCTACTCAAATGTTCATAGTGTTGCATGctggatataaaaaaaaatatacctctGTCACAAAACAGTCAGACAAGAGGAAAACAAAGGCTACCTATTGTTGTCCCAACAACCCCCTTAATTTGCTTCCGAGTTATGTGTGCACCGGTATGTAAAATGATTAAGTGAAGGAAATTCGAAACGGTCTTTATCTTGATATTCattacagatttttttattttacttatatatatcGTTTCCTGGATCGCATGAAAATATCTGACGAACATgtatgtatagtattgttttCAAGAGGGAAAAGATGACTGTTCGGCTTAATCATagggaaaaaaaattacgaaaaaTGCCACGAAAGCATGGAATGCACTTATATCGGAGAGTCAATCTTGCCAGTCCGTTCTTAATGAACTTAAAAGACCATGTAAATTGTTTCTATTCCTCGGTTTCCCTTTGTTTTTCCAGTTGATTATGTTCGCGTGACATTCTAAAAGATATTCCAAAATACAATAA
Coding sequences within it:
- the LOC128165708 gene encoding serine/threonine-protein kinase PLK1-like, translating into MSVDILPPKFSQIPTAFTYPHLQQMKEARAPSPFVVHGGVKIDDANTKVNINNFDPNYIVYDPTSDTTYIRGRLLGKGGFAKCYELLDLNTNKVYAGKIISKQRLTKPHQRQKIAREVDLQRDLSNDHVVGFHSYFEDEDNVYIVLENCSRKSLVHMLKQRKTLAEPEVRYYLNQLVEGVKYIHSKNIIHRDLKLGNMLLNEKMQLKIADFGLATKMTYEGEKKMTVCGTPNYIAPEVLQKRGHSYEADVWAIGCVAYALLVGRPPFETSTLKETYVRIANNNYTLPQTMSVPAQNFIRQCLNHEPELRPSLNELANHEFFSSGLLPRTLPSSCCTTVPKFPVYTKFNRPKSYAVPDKPDVVERVTSPLRNIEIQTDPRHERQTTELAERIASPPPFPSVKSPITVSPPTSFPTMKSPVREMVGERGNRSESPPSRESSPKPRSAVTLLDVLNTCLEHMPKDVRENPSSISDSNIVWVTKWVDYSNKYGFGFQLSNDVIGVLFNDTSRIVMSPDGRAVQYFDVTNKSSSYTVECVPEELEKKTTLLLYFARYMDEHLIQGGHVELSKDSDDSWYGNVYLKKWFRTSKAIVLYLSDGTLQVNFFDDHTKIIMSYMKNDYYVTYIDHERTANTYCMMQIIQDGCRKDIVQRMVFAKTMLKNLVDIEGADI